In Halobacteria archaeon AArc-dxtr1, the sequence GTCGCCAGTGGATTGTCATCTGTTCGGGAACGGTGCCGTACCCCAGTACGGTCACCCCGACGACCAGTGCTGCGAGAGCGGCCCACGCCGTCGGGCCCGGGAGCGGAAACGGTACGCGCTGGTCGATTGATTCGTCCGTCACCATATTCGTCTCGACGGGTCGAAATCCAATAGGACGGTCCCCAGGGCTTCACGTGCTGAAGTTCCCATCACTCATTTATCAATGGCCCGTGTTAACGCAGACACTGTGAGTGAGGAGTGTGGGCTCGACGATCTCGCTGCCCTACTCGAAGATCCGACGGCACGGGCGATCCTCACCGAAACCGTCCGAGAACCCATGTCAGCACACGCACTTAGTGAGCGCTGTGACGCCTCGGAACCGACGATCTACCGCGACTCGAGGATCTGCGACAGTGCGATCTCCTCGTCGAGCAGACACGCGTCGACACCGAAGGTGGACACCATCACAGCGTCTACGCGACGAACTTAGCGCAAATCGTCGTCGATCTAGACGAGGACGGACTCACCGTTCGGATCGCACGACGCGAATCGATGACCGACCGGTTCACCCGGCTAATCGAGGGGATGTGACGTGGTCGACGCGCTCCTCGCGGTTGCGTCCGAACCGATCGAGCAGTTCAGCCTCGTCTCGCAGGTTCTGAAGGCGGCCCTCGGACTGACGATCGCGTATATCGCCTACCGCGGCTACCGATCGAATCGGAGTCGACCCATGCTCTTTCTCGCACTTGGGTTCGTGCTCGTCCTCGGTCTCCCGTTTGCGATCTTGCTCCTCTCGCTTTTCGTCCCCGGAATCTCGGAGTTGACGCTCGTCGCCGTGACTGAGGCGAGTCTGATTCTGGGTCTGCTCGTGATCCTCTCTGCCCTTCGAATGGACCCGTAATCGCTATCTGGTGGCCCCGTGATTGCTGTTTGGCTGACAGATGTGCGGGGGACACCCCTCGAACGAGGCTCTGTGGGACGACGCCTCCCCTCGCGAGACGCAACGAATGGCAGCGCTTTTCACGCTGCCCGCGCTCAGAAACGTACTAATGACTGCACACTCGCTCGAGTGGAGGTGGCTTCGGTGACGACCGACGTAACTGAGATCACGGTGATCGGAAGTGACGACACCGGACTCATCGCTCGCGTCACCAGCCTCCTGTTCGAGCGCGGGGTCAACATCGAGGACCTCGACCAGGCGGTTCGTGACGGCGTCTTCCGGATGTATCTGGCCGTCGATACGAGCGAGATGGTCTGTACCGAGGACACGCTCAGAAACGACCTCCACCAGCTTGGTGAGGATCTCGGCCTCGACGTTCAGGTGCGGTTCCCCGCCGATCGCGACCACCAGCAGATCGCCGTTCTCGTCACCAAAGAGAGCCACTGCTTAGAGGCGCTGTTCGAGGCGTGGACCAACGACGAGCTCGGTGCCGACATCGGTGTCGTCATCGGCAATCACGACGATCTGGAGCCGATGGCCGACCACTACGGCGTGCCGTTTCACGACATTGGCACCGAGTCGGGCGAGCAAAATGAGGACGAACTGCTCGAGGTGCTCGCCGAGTACGACGTCGATCTCATCGTCCTCGCGCGGTACATGCGCATCCTCGGACCGAACGTCGTCTTCCGCTACGAGGATCGAATCATCAACATCCATCCCTCGCTGCTGCCTGCCTTCCCCGGCGCAGAGGCCTACCGACAGGCCGTCGAAGAAGGGGTTCGCGTCGCGGGCGTCACCGCCCACTACGTGACGACGGACTTAGATCAAGGGCCGGTCATCACCCAGCGTGCGTTCGACGTCCCCGACGACGCCGACGTCGAGGAGGTAAAGCACCGCGGCCAGCCCCTAGAGGCCGATGCCCTGCTCGAGGCCGTCCAGTTGCACTTAAACGGCGACGTCTCCGTCCACCGCGGCCGGACGAAGGTTCGGGAGAACGGCGACCAGTATCAGCTGGGTCTCCCCGAGGAACTCGCGGAGTTTACGCCCGACCGCCCGATCGACGGAGTTGGCGACGTCCTCGAAGACCGATAGCACTAACGGTCGCGGCCTCTATAACACGCACTACGAAACGCTGCGAGGTAACTGAAAAATCGGCGGAGCGAAGCGGCCGATCAGTCGCCGCCGCTCGCGTCGCCGGTGGTCTCTACCGACGATCGCTCAACCTGTTCGCTTACCGAGGGTGAATCGACTGGTGCGAACGTGAGGTACGTCATGAACGCGACGATGAGCACGAGGGCGATACTCGCAACGACGGTGATGCCGACAGTTGGCTCGAACGGAAGGATGCTCGCCGTGAGCACGGTAGTGCT encodes:
- a CDS encoding formyltetrahydrofolate deformylase; protein product: MTTDVTEITVIGSDDTGLIARVTSLLFERGVNIEDLDQAVRDGVFRMYLAVDTSEMVCTEDTLRNDLHQLGEDLGLDVQVRFPADRDHQQIAVLVTKESHCLEALFEAWTNDELGADIGVVIGNHDDLEPMADHYGVPFHDIGTESGEQNEDELLEVLAEYDVDLIVLARYMRILGPNVVFRYEDRIINIHPSLLPAFPGAEAYRQAVEEGVRVAGVTAHYVTTDLDQGPVITQRAFDVPDDADVEEVKHRGQPLEADALLEAVQLHLNGDVSVHRGRTKVRENGDQYQLGLPEELAEFTPDRPIDGVGDVLEDR